A single Apostichopus japonicus isolate 1M-3 chromosome 11, ASM3797524v1, whole genome shotgun sequence DNA region contains:
- the LOC139976215 gene encoding BMP-binding endothelial regulator protein-like: MARLLLVALFTMALFGCMHGQAQDPPDECGNALYTDRGLYDDCWLCGDPHIHTFDGALYQYGAAGTYWVVYGCDDNDLNGFGVTVYMEPRPHNPIQFRIQSVWITCGGTEYGILDDGRFLVNGAVVPLPYLDANICAFKINGRIIIWKGDDVRIEYRHKFHKLRIWLKKTSYLPNTVCALCGRYNGDKKDDTDCSLNAMDANRGSSDCSLAEFGDQWKTDDPVSETNSETNSETNSETNSETNSESKSEKKTKSGSSD, translated from the exons ATGGCAAGACTCCTGTTGGTTGCCTTGTTCACCATGGCCTTGTTCG GTTGCATGCATGGTCAAGCTCAGGATCCACCTGATGAATGTGGCAACGCCCTCTATACCG ACCGAGGGTTATACGATGACTGTTGGCTGTGTGGTGATCCCCACATTCATACATTTGATGGAGCCTTGTACCAATACGGAGCGGCTGGTACATACTGGGTGGTTTACGGATGTGATGATAACGATCTGAATGGGTTTGGTGTAACTGTATACATGGAACCACGACCGCATAATCCCATTCAATTTCGTATTCAGTCGGTATGGATTACATGCGGTGGCACGGAGTATGGGATACTGGATGATGGAAGATTCCTTGTTAATGGCGCTGTTGTACCGTTACCTTACTTGGATGCGAATATATGTGCATTCAAAATAAATGGTAGAATA ATAATTTGGAAAGGCGATGACGTTCGCATCGAATATCGGCACAAGTTTCATAAGCTGAGGATATGGCTTAAAAAGACGTCGTATCTGCCAAACACGGTATGTGCACTTTGTGGCAGATACAACGGCGACAAGAAAGATGATACTGAT TGTTCGTTAAACGCCATGGACGCAAACCGTGGTTCAAGT GATTGTTCCCTCGCAGAATTTGGAGATCAGTGGAAGACCGATGATCCAGTTTCAGAGACAAACTCAGAGACAAACTCAGAGACAAACTCAGAGACGAACTCAGAGACAAACTCAGAGTCAAAGTCCGAGAAAAAGACAAAGTCAGGGTCAAGCGACTAG
- the LOC139975868 gene encoding alpha-2 adrenergic receptor-like, which translates to MATSEYVTTTNVTSAMAEYNVVERITEAVVLAIIFVVAVTGNLLLWAVILRRKSLRTSSNALILCLSCADLLVALINMPFTIFTILKGEWAFGEKICIFFGTLNMVTFIASVMSLAAISINRYILIVHANKFRELYTKRNTALCIAGVWILSLTLASPPLLGWASYGYLEGQSFCFCEWTEDVPYTFFMVVVCFGGPCSVMTYCYTKILRVFKESQRNVSQNSGANRRGSFGSSKDNCIVKFRSKLQPNHNRRRSLPSENPANSESQTLSTNIDCGCYGNANVAKPATTGMIRKNRPVTSFQPLNTQTSKMVSSNTNNAHDGRSNSSFSSSNGILENGAVISPPMSPEYTKRDASLDLRQSKRWKSPFKRSKAEKKSSRAIAESSGIQPDTVSTDDFSNPFANSVSVVDLAAQAAVNGNHHQRAVPRGLYGTPNGPSSSRMARKKKRREEEMRLTKSFIVVIFVFILCWFPFCITMFWSVFSRDGKTVPRPIDMATLILGFANSCCNPIIYGVMNRKFRAGFKSILCWWKDHNVVNPWKPPPGLQP; encoded by the exons ATGGCGACTAGCGAATATGtaactaccaccaatgtcactTCAGCGATGGCTGAATACAATGTTGTCGAACGAATTACAGAGGCGGTGGTGTTGGCCATTATATTTGTGGTTGCAGTGACCGGTAATTTGTTGCTATGGGCCGTCATCTTACGTAGGAAGTCTCTGAGAACTTCTTCGAATGCCTTAATTCTCTGCCTGAGCTGTGCCGATCTACTGGTGGCGCTGATCAATATGCCTTTTACCATTTTTACAATTCTCAAAGGAGAGTGGGCTTTCGGTGAAAAAATATGTATCTTCTTTGGTACCCTCAATATGGTCACGTTTATCGCCTCTGTGATGTCACTGGCAGCCATAAGTATCAACAGATACATCCTCATCGTGCACGCCAACAAATTTAGGGAATTGTACACCAAGCGAAACACCGCCCTCTGTATTGCAG GTGTTTGGATCTTGTCTTTGACCCTTGCCAGTCCACCACTATTAGGATGGGCATCTTACGGATACCTCGAGGGGCAGTCTTTCTGTTTCTGTGAGTGGACTGAAGATGTTCCCTACACCTTCTTTATGGTCGTAGTCTGTTTCGGAGGACCCTGCTCCGTCATGACATACTGTTATACCAAAATATTACGTGTCTTCAAAGAGAGTCAACGAAATGTTTCACAGAACTCAGGGGCCAACCGTCGGGGATCTTTTGGCAGCTCTAAGGATAATTGTATCGTTAAATTCAGGAGCAAGTTGCAACCAAATCATAATAGGAGACGAAGCCTTCCTTCCGAAAACCCCGCCAATTCAGAAAGTCAAACGTTATCGACCAACATAGATTGTGGTTGCTATGGGAACGCAAACGTCGCTAAACCAGCAACGACTGGTATGATCCGTAAGAACCGGCCCGTGACGTCATTCCAACCACTGAACACACAGACGTCGAAGATGGTTAGTAGCAATACAAACAATGCACACGATGGGAGGAGTAACAGTTCCTTTTCCTCCTCTAACGGTATCTTGGAAAATGGAGCAGTAATTTCTCCACCGATGTCTCCAGAATACACGAAGCGAGATGCGAGCCTGGATTTGAGGCAGTCGAAGAGATGGAAATCTCCTTTCAAGAGATCGAAGGCGGAGAAGAAATCGTCACGTGCTATCGCCGAATCAAGCGGTATCCAACCGGATACGGTCAGTACCGATGATTTCTCCAACCCTTTCGCGAATTCGGTCTCAGTGGTGGATTTAGCTGCGCAGGCAGCTGTGAACGGAAATCATCATCAGAGAGCCGTTCCTCGAGGTTTATATGGGACGCCGAATGGTCCCAGTTCCAGTCGAATGGCACGTAAGAAGAAACGGCGAGAGGAGGAGATGAGATTAACGAAATCATTCATAGTGgttatctttgtttttatcctctgttggtttccattttgtaTCACCATGTTCTGGAGCGTCTTCAGCAGAGACGGCAAAACTGTTCCTCGTCCTATTGACATGGCGACCTTAATACTCGGGTTCGCTAATAGTTGCTGTAATCCAATCATCTACGGTGTCATGAATCGTAAATTCCGTGCTGGATTTAAATCGATACTCTGTTGGTGGAAGGACCATAACGTTGTTAATCCGTGGAAACCGCCACCAGGTTTGCAGCCTTGA